A window of the Butyricimonas virosa genome harbors these coding sequences:
- a CDS encoding DUF4249 family protein: MKNGIFTLLFLTLLSCMPEEELPMKDMGEISGYFIECYCKPGEFYTLNAAKVSPIHEIIDLNDPINLDVSIKADSIIKLIPTFSPSFLGNFRHDTKFNQFGLDSLYLSIYTPEKEHITAKTAIPDHITISSYFVSKATNSVTISFQTSPNPMQNYYIYSVQARKEGAGDDNLLKKETSYLDLSHHTGGATIERTIKCQEIEEAEAVVILLLRITENCYNYQISLYEANSANQGSITSPVPLIGNIQGALGIFTCYTEDYKFVPRKNFQ, from the coding sequence ATGAAAAATGGAATCTTTACCCTCCTGTTCCTCACGCTCCTCTCCTGTATGCCGGAAGAGGAACTTCCCATGAAAGACATGGGTGAGATTTCCGGTTATTTCATCGAATGTTACTGCAAACCGGGTGAATTCTACACGCTGAATGCGGCAAAAGTCTCCCCGATCCACGAGATCATTGACCTGAATGACCCGATCAACCTGGATGTCTCCATAAAAGCCGACTCTATCATCAAACTTATCCCCACGTTCAGTCCCTCGTTCCTCGGAAATTTCAGGCACGATACCAAGTTCAATCAATTCGGGCTCGACTCGCTTTACTTGAGCATATACACGCCCGAGAAAGAACACATCACGGCCAAAACCGCTATACCGGACCATATAACGATCTCTTCCTATTTCGTTTCCAAAGCGACAAACTCCGTCACGATCAGTTTCCAAACCTCACCCAATCCCATGCAGAATTACTACATATACAGCGTGCAGGCAAGAAAAGAAGGAGCCGGGGATGATAACCTGTTGAAAAAAGAGACCAGCTATCTTGACCTGTCCCACCATACAGGAGGTGCCACGATCGAACGAACCATCAAATGCCAAGAAATCGAAGAGGCGGAAGCCGTTGTCATTCTCCTTTTACGTATCACCGAAAATTGCTACAACTACCAAATCTCCCTCTACGAGGCCAACAGCGCCAACCAAGGCAGCATCACCTCGCCGGTCCCGCTCATCGGAAATATACAGGGAGCATTAGGGATATTCACCTGCTACACGGAAGATTACAAATTCGTACCCCGCAAAAATTTCCAATAA
- a CDS encoding ArnT family glycosyltransferase, with the protein MQKNYIHYLFILIVCWFAFFVNNGSVYEDIMESRNLVTAHEMIEYDNWLVPTMNGELRLEKPPLPTWVAAGIEYLQPDNISLQRAAAGIMATLMAFFLYFFASALSGNKLLGLLSALVLATSFNVIMAGRVATWDIYCHSFMLGAIFFFYRGIVSVRTSWANFIWAGVFLGLSFLGKGPVAFYALLLPFLISYAWIYRPSLRRKGWPIVVMLLLFIVISFWWPLYLYVFHRDTALFVLAKESTAWIERNVRPWYYYWLFFAESGIWALFLLTGLCWPWLKKKIRMRKEYTFAVLWTVVTLVLLSLFPEKKTRYLLPLLIPAAMVVAHYIVYIFMAAKEKTLTASDRMVFRVNAFIPALIALGMPVAVYLLFYREGEVGLTLLIIVSILFLLAAYSIFAGGVRIKSMKVFTGVVLLLILVETLLMSRVANMFNNTEIKSIKAVRQIEELQHVPFYYPADEELRIELVYEAGRRILPWDVKSDTTLLNTLPIVLVSGKPATEVLPAAMQEKVNLRLIDVYDNNNRPKTDKKRYSPKFVRYVTILEKK; encoded by the coding sequence ATGCAGAAAAACTACATTCATTATCTTTTTATTCTTATCGTTTGTTGGTTCGCTTTTTTCGTGAATAATGGTTCTGTTTATGAGGATATTATGGAGTCCCGTAATTTGGTTACGGCGCATGAAATGATTGAATATGACAATTGGTTGGTGCCCACGATGAACGGTGAATTACGTTTGGAGAAACCGCCTCTTCCGACATGGGTCGCCGCGGGAATCGAGTATTTACAACCGGACAATATATCTTTGCAGCGTGCTGCCGCTGGAATCATGGCCACGTTGATGGCTTTTTTCCTCTACTTCTTTGCTTCGGCCTTAAGTGGCAACAAGCTATTGGGATTACTTTCCGCCTTGGTGCTGGCAACCAGCTTTAATGTCATCATGGCCGGACGGGTAGCGACATGGGATATTTATTGTCATAGTTTTATGCTGGGAGCTATATTCTTCTTTTATCGGGGGATAGTGAGTGTGCGAACAAGTTGGGCTAATTTTATCTGGGCCGGGGTATTTTTGGGACTGTCTTTCCTTGGCAAAGGACCTGTGGCATTCTATGCTTTATTGTTGCCTTTCTTGATTTCTTATGCATGGATCTATCGTCCTTCTCTCAGAAGAAAAGGTTGGCCTATTGTCGTCATGCTACTATTATTTATCGTTATCAGTTTTTGGTGGCCGCTTTACTTGTATGTATTCCACCGGGATACAGCTTTGTTCGTGCTGGCGAAAGAATCGACGGCATGGATCGAGAGAAATGTTCGTCCCTGGTATTATTATTGGTTGTTCTTTGCCGAGTCGGGAATCTGGGCTTTGTTCCTCTTGACTGGGTTATGTTGGCCGTGGTTAAAAAAGAAAATAAGAATGCGTAAGGAATACACGTTTGCTGTTTTATGGACCGTGGTTACCTTGGTATTGCTTTCTCTTTTCCCGGAGAAAAAAACTCGTTATCTATTGCCGTTATTGATCCCGGCAGCGATGGTCGTGGCACATTATATCGTTTATATATTCATGGCGGCGAAGGAGAAAACGCTTACCGCCAGTGATCGCATGGTGTTCCGTGTAAATGCTTTTATCCCGGCATTAATTGCTTTAGGAATGCCGGTTGCCGTCTATCTTTTATTTTATCGGGAAGGAGAAGTCGGATTGACTCTTTTGATTATCGTTTCGATCCTGTTCTTGCTTGCAGCCTATTCTATTTTTGCGGGAGGAGTGAGGATAAAATCAATGAAAGTATTCACGGGGGTGGTATTGCTGTTAATTCTTGTGGAAACTCTGTTGATGTCTCGTGTTGCCAATATGTTCAATAACACGGAGATCAAGAGTATCAAAGCTGTTCGCCAGATTGAAGAGTTACAACATGTACCGTTCTATTATCCGGCCGATGAGGAATTGAGAATCGAGTTGGTGTATGAGGCAGGCCGTCGCATATTACCTTGGGATGTAAAAAGCGATACGACACTTTTGAACACTCTGCCTATCGTGCTGGTTTCCGGTAAACCTGCAACGGAGGTTCTTCCTGCTGCGATGCAGGAGAAAGTGAATCTACGTCTAATAGATGTCTACGACAATAATAATCGTCCGAAAACAGATAAAAAACGCTATTCCCCTAAATTCGTTCGCTACGTGACAATCTTGGAGAAGAAATAA
- the tsf gene encoding translation elongation factor Ts, translating to MEIKAADVMKLRKATNAGMMDCKHALQEAEGDFDKAVDIIRKKGLVVASKRADREAKEGCVLAKTDGKNAVMVSLNCETDFVAKNEGFIAFTTKILDAALANMPATTEDLLAIQLDGRSIADQIAEQTGVIGEKLELSYYGFVKAEDCVIYIHPGNMLATVVGFNKAADTQVKKNIAMQVAAMAPVAVDKDGIPQNVIDHEFEIGREKAREEGKPENMLDKIAQGRLNKFFQESTLLNQVFEQDGKMSVREYLKSVDKDLTVTAFLRFTLNA from the coding sequence ATGGAAATAAAAGCAGCAGACGTGATGAAGTTGCGTAAAGCAACAAACGCCGGAATGATGGACTGCAAGCATGCATTACAAGAAGCTGAAGGAGATTTCGACAAAGCCGTTGACATCATCCGCAAGAAAGGTCTTGTTGTTGCAAGCAAACGTGCAGACAGAGAAGCAAAAGAAGGATGCGTTTTGGCCAAAACCGATGGAAAGAATGCAGTTATGGTTTCCTTGAACTGCGAAACTGACTTCGTGGCTAAAAACGAGGGATTCATTGCTTTCACAACCAAGATTCTTGACGCCGCTTTAGCTAACATGCCCGCAACTACCGAAGATTTGTTGGCTATCCAACTGGATGGTAGAAGCATCGCAGACCAGATTGCAGAACAAACTGGTGTTATCGGTGAAAAACTGGAATTAAGCTACTACGGTTTTGTAAAAGCTGAAGATTGCGTGATCTATATTCACCCGGGAAACATGTTGGCAACCGTTGTTGGTTTCAACAAAGCAGCCGATACCCAAGTGAAGAAAAATATCGCCATGCAAGTGGCTGCCATGGCTCCTGTTGCCGTGGATAAAGACGGTATCCCTCAAAACGTTATCGATCACGAATTCGAGATCGGTCGCGAAAAAGCTCGTGAAGAAGGTAAACCGGAAAACATGTTGGATAAAATTGCTCAAGGTCGCTTGAACAAATTCTTCCAAGAGTCTACCTTGTTAAACCAAGTTTTCGAGCAAGACGGTAAAATGTCTGTAAGAGAGTACTTGAAGAGCGTAGATAAAGATTTAACTGTTACCGCTTTCTTACGTTTCACGTTGAATGCCTAA
- the rpsB gene encoding 30S ribosomal protein S2 — protein sequence MSNTNFDELLNAGCHFGHLTRKWNPKMAPYIFMERNDIHIIDLNKTAIMLDKASAALKQIAKSGRRILFVATKKQAKDIVAEKISNINMPFVTERWPGGMLTNFPTIRKAVKKMTTIDKMEKDGTFAHLSKREKLQISRQRAKLEKNLGSIADLTRLPAALFVVDVMKEYIAVKEANTLGIPVFAIVDTNSNPEGIDFVIPANDDASTSISLIIDKVAGAIKEGLTERKAEREKEGDKKNAEKAEVQDEVAEVSETASEE from the coding sequence ATGTCAAATACAAATTTCGACGAATTATTAAATGCAGGTTGTCACTTTGGACACCTTACCCGTAAATGGAATCCTAAAATGGCTCCGTATATTTTCATGGAGCGTAATGATATCCACATTATTGACCTGAACAAAACAGCCATCATGTTGGACAAGGCAAGTGCAGCTTTGAAACAGATCGCTAAATCAGGTAGAAGAATTCTGTTTGTTGCAACAAAAAAACAGGCTAAGGACATTGTTGCTGAAAAAATTTCTAATATCAACATGCCGTTCGTGACTGAAAGATGGCCGGGTGGTATGTTGACCAACTTCCCGACTATCCGTAAAGCCGTGAAGAAAATGACCACCATCGACAAGATGGAAAAAGACGGTACTTTCGCTCACCTTTCAAAGCGGGAAAAACTTCAAATCTCTCGTCAAAGAGCAAAATTGGAAAAGAACTTGGGTAGCATCGCTGACCTGACTCGTCTTCCGGCAGCTCTTTTCGTGGTTGACGTGATGAAGGAGTATATCGCTGTAAAAGAGGCTAACACGCTGGGAATTCCGGTATTCGCTATCGTGGATACGAACTCAAACCCGGAAGGAATTGATTTCGTAATCCCAGCTAACGACGACGCATCAACTTCTATTTCTTTAATTATCGACAAGGTAGCCGGAGCCATCAAAGAGGGTCTGACTGAAAGAAAAGCCGAGAGAGAGAAAGAAGGAGACAAGAAAAATGCCGAGAAAGCTGAAGTTCAGGATGAAGTAGCTGAAGTAAGCGAAACCGCTTCTGAAGAATAA
- a CDS encoding HAD family hydrolase — translation MQQEYTHILLDLDGTVTDSMEGITKSIRYALKHFGIEVNDLNELRKFVGPPLKESLMEFCHFSADQAEEGIRKYRERFADTGIYENAVYPGMERLLQELNEAEKQVMLATGKPAYYAEKILDHFHLSHYFKFVGGSGLDGSLSHKEEVIRHVLENNDIRELSKVVMIGDRKHDIIGARNAGIDCIGVLYGYGDREELTQAGAKQIVASVEELKQALLPQNPRYNQ, via the coding sequence ATGCAGCAAGAATACACCCACATTCTTTTAGACCTTGACGGTACGGTCACCGATTCCATGGAAGGAATCACCAAATCAATCCGGTACGCCTTGAAACATTTCGGAATAGAAGTGAATGACTTAAACGAACTACGTAAATTCGTGGGTCCCCCGTTGAAAGAATCCTTGATGGAATTCTGCCATTTCAGCGCAGATCAGGCCGAGGAAGGCATCCGGAAGTACCGGGAAAGATTTGCCGACACGGGTATATACGAAAACGCCGTTTATCCCGGAATGGAACGTCTCTTGCAAGAATTAAACGAGGCCGAAAAGCAAGTGATGCTGGCTACCGGAAAACCGGCTTATTACGCCGAAAAGATACTTGATCATTTCCACTTGAGTCATTATTTCAAATTCGTCGGGGGAAGCGGGCTTGACGGCTCGTTGTCCCATAAAGAAGAGGTAATCCGCCACGTACTGGAAAATAATGACATCCGGGAGTTGAGTAAAGTGGTCATGATTGGAGACCGGAAGCACGACATTATCGGGGCCCGAAATGCCGGAATTGACTGTATCGGGGTTTTGTACGGTTACGGGGATCGGGAGGAATTAACCCAAGCTGGAGCTAAACAGATTGTGGCATCCGTAGAGGAATTAAAACAGGCGTTATTACCCCAAAACCCCCGGTATAATCAATAA
- the rplM gene encoding 50S ribosomal protein L13: MDQISYKTTYVNKATAQKEWVLIDAENQVVGRLAAKVAKLLRGKYKPSYTPHVDCGDNVIIINVEKVIFTGNKLTDKQYRRHTQYPGGQRISTPAEEMKRFPERILEHAVRGMLPKNRLGRAVFKNMHLFVGPEHNHESQQPKVIDINALK; encoded by the coding sequence GTGGATCAGATTAGTTACAAAACAACTTATGTCAACAAAGCCACTGCACAGAAAGAATGGGTTTTGATTGACGCAGAGAATCAAGTTGTGGGACGTCTTGCCGCTAAAGTTGCGAAACTATTGAGAGGCAAGTACAAACCCAGTTACACTCCCCACGTGGATTGTGGAGACAATGTAATCATTATCAACGTAGAAAAAGTTATCTTCACGGGTAACAAATTAACAGACAAACAGTATCGTAGACACACCCAGTATCCTGGAGGTCAACGGATTTCTACCCCGGCAGAAGAAATGAAAAGATTCCCGGAAAGAATTCTGGAACATGCTGTTAGAGGTATGCTTCCTAAAAATCGCCTTGGAAGAGCTGTATTCAAGAACATGCACCTGTTCGTAGGACCGGAACACAACCATGAATCACAACAGCCTAAAGTAATTGATATAAACGCACTTAAATAA
- a CDS encoding TonB-dependent receptor domain-containing protein, translating to MGKLVAILLLFISISLDAQTVIVGKVIAHSGKPVNRVHIYCIESEKGTTTDSLGLFRLECPIPCTLEFSHINYKKETYKLNKSDAPFVITLRNKQNNLKEVVVTALPASGRILSSIKGIERIPAILGEQDVLKYLATIPGIVTTNALNSGIYVRGGNSNENGFLINNMPIAYPDHLTGILSTFDPYILNNSTLFKSGFPARYNSFLSSYINMRPEPGNKHEHEGELTIGLVSSALKAKGPIIKNHTSFAASARTSYLQHISRLYNRSMDDKINPNYMPEYSFSDITATIDSRLSDKWRMTAFGLFSLDHMKMKISEHVQYIFDWHTFSGNVNASYTPDAKEQWDFQFGGKNTYSEGDAFGSVPMGGGNRNYALLGQATYSRQFSDKLSLNSGVKFEYSRFETANKSDESQNLLIKSSDKDFNLYELYLDIAYHLNHYFSINVGGNYQFYSGETREHTFSPRAKISYTVNKFSIWADYAKTVQYLSLYPYFTVKTPIDIWYPLAKGTQPATCHQYSIGINQEIGQLLSFYAGIFYKDMRNVKDFASDIQTEYSALSNRQIQGKGHAKGLEFDLTLNHHALYMRANYTLSESKRKFAEINNGKAFNPPYDVKHNVVINFSYQISPRLLLNTLWTFSSGVYTTFPKGMVIARNITEFNDDRPILIPVYTDRYNYKLPNNHRLDASLDYKFGGKNLLFKLSVGAYNVYNQSNPSFVYFQAESTDNLTKIIPKSKVMLPFIPYVSLRINW from the coding sequence ATGGGCAAATTGGTTGCAATCTTACTTTTATTCATCTCCATATCACTTGACGCCCAAACGGTCATCGTGGGGAAAGTTATTGCCCACTCCGGCAAACCGGTTAACAGGGTACACATCTACTGCATCGAGAGCGAAAAAGGCACTACCACCGACTCCCTGGGTCTCTTCCGGTTGGAATGTCCTATTCCCTGTACATTGGAATTTTCACACATCAACTATAAAAAAGAAACTTACAAGCTCAACAAAAGTGACGCACCGTTCGTAATCACCCTGCGCAACAAACAGAACAACCTGAAAGAAGTCGTCGTCACGGCCCTTCCGGCCAGCGGGCGAATCCTCTCCTCCATCAAAGGAATCGAACGGATCCCGGCCATCCTCGGCGAACAGGACGTGCTAAAATACCTGGCCACCATACCCGGCATCGTGACCACGAATGCGCTCAATTCCGGCATCTACGTCCGTGGCGGAAACAGCAACGAGAACGGTTTTCTCATCAACAACATGCCCATCGCCTACCCGGACCACCTCACGGGAATACTGTCCACGTTCGACCCGTACATACTGAACAATTCCACCCTCTTTAAAAGCGGCTTTCCCGCCCGGTACAACAGTTTTTTATCCTCCTACATTAATATGCGTCCTGAGCCGGGAAACAAGCATGAACACGAAGGAGAGCTGACCATCGGACTTGTCTCTTCCGCTCTGAAAGCCAAAGGCCCAATCATCAAAAATCACACGTCCTTTGCCGCCTCTGCCCGGACCTCTTACTTACAACACATTTCCCGGTTATACAACCGATCCATGGATGACAAGATAAATCCTAACTACATGCCGGAGTACTCGTTCAGTGATATTACCGCAACCATTGATTCACGTCTTTCCGACAAATGGAGAATGACCGCCTTCGGGCTATTCTCTCTTGATCACATGAAAATGAAAATCAGCGAACACGTGCAATACATTTTCGATTGGCACACCTTTTCCGGTAACGTGAATGCCTCCTACACGCCCGATGCCAAAGAGCAATGGGATTTCCAATTTGGCGGGAAAAACACGTACAGCGAGGGCGATGCCTTCGGCAGCGTACCCATGGGAGGCGGAAACCGTAACTACGCCCTTCTCGGGCAAGCAACCTATTCCCGTCAATTTTCGGACAAATTAAGCCTGAACAGTGGGGTGAAATTCGAATACTCCCGGTTTGAAACAGCCAATAAAAGCGACGAAAGCCAAAATCTCCTGATAAAAAGTTCGGACAAAGACTTCAATCTATATGAATTATACCTAGATATTGCCTACCATTTGAATCACTACTTCTCCATAAACGTGGGAGGGAATTATCAATTCTACTCGGGAGAAACCCGTGAACACACCTTCTCACCCCGGGCGAAAATCAGCTACACGGTCAACAAATTCTCCATCTGGGCAGATTACGCCAAGACGGTTCAATATTTAAGCCTCTATCCCTATTTCACGGTTAAAACCCCGATCGACATCTGGTACCCTCTGGCAAAAGGAACCCAACCCGCCACTTGCCACCAGTACTCCATCGGGATAAACCAAGAGATCGGGCAATTACTATCTTTTTATGCGGGTATTTTTTACAAGGATATGCGTAACGTGAAAGACTTCGCCTCGGACATTCAAACCGAATACTCTGCCTTGAGTAATCGCCAGATTCAAGGAAAGGGCCACGCCAAAGGTCTGGAATTCGACCTCACGCTCAACCATCACGCTCTCTACATGCGAGCCAACTACACGCTCTCCGAATCCAAGCGCAAATTCGCAGAGATCAACAACGGGAAAGCCTTTAACCCCCCGTACGACGTAAAACACAATGTCGTGATCAACTTTTCCTACCAGATTTCCCCCCGCCTCCTGTTGAACACCCTTTGGACTTTCTCGTCCGGGGTCTACACGACCTTTCCCAAAGGAATGGTCATCGCACGGAACATCACGGAATTCAACGATGACAGACCCATTCTTATCCCCGTGTACACGGATCGCTATAACTACAAATTACCCAACAACCACCGGCTGGATGCCAGCCTTGACTATAAATTCGGCGGCAAGAACCTTTTATTCAAACTCAGCGTCGGCGCATACAATGTATACAACCAATCGAATCCCTCGTTCGTTTACTTTCAAGCAGAAAGCACGGACAACTTGACCAAGATTATCCCGAAATCTAAAGTCATGTTACCCTTCATCCCATATGTTTCACTTCGAATAAACTGGTAA
- the rpsI gene encoding 30S ribosomal protein S9: MEVVNAVGRRKTAVARVYLNEGKGNITINKKSLEEYFTLPTLQYIVKQPLELLGVLGQYDIKVNLVGGGFNGQAEALRLGIARALVKVNAEDKSKLRAAGFMTRDPREVERKKPGRPGARKRFQFSKR; this comes from the coding sequence ATGGAAGTAGTAAATGCAGTAGGTAGAAGAAAAACAGCGGTAGCCCGCGTTTATCTTAACGAAGGAAAAGGCAATATTACGATCAACAAGAAAAGCCTGGAAGAATATTTCACGTTGCCTACCCTCCAGTATATTGTAAAACAACCGCTTGAATTATTAGGTGTGTTGGGACAATATGACATCAAGGTAAACCTTGTAGGTGGAGGTTTCAACGGACAAGCTGAAGCTTTACGTTTAGGAATTGCCAGAGCGTTGGTGAAAGTAAACGCAGAGGATAAATCAAAATTAAGAGCAGCAGGGTTCATGACCAGAGACCCACGTGAAGTGGAACGTAAGAAACCGGGACGTCCTGGCGCTCGTAAGAGATTCCAATTCTCTAAACGTTAA
- the hemW gene encoding radical SAM family heme chaperone HemW yields MGIYVHVPFCRSKCFYCGFYSVASLKLKEAYLGAIGREIDLRRGYLQQQEMHTLYFGGGTPSYLERGELERIIRKLEENYSFVPGMERTIELNPEDLVPEKLQGIKDLGFNRLSIGVQSFSDEQLKRINRTHSARQAMDGITFAAGMGFDNISMDLIIGLPGQTEAELLDDVERASGLPIAHLSVYMLSIDSNTVFEHMVKRGEFRLEDEEVMAGRYQRVCERLKELGFEHYEISNFARNGRYSRHNTSYWQQKSYIGFGPSAHSYDLYSRQWNTANLKTYIDHLNEGTLSFEKEELKPIDLYNEYVMTSLRTMWGMEKQKLEGEYAEFWEQVREQVRKYEDSGDLIEEGGRWRISEAGWVISDTILSDLFVV; encoded by the coding sequence ATGGGAATCTACGTGCATGTACCTTTTTGCCGGAGTAAATGTTTTTATTGCGGGTTTTATTCGGTCGCTTCGTTGAAGTTGAAGGAGGCGTATCTGGGGGCTATCGGGCGGGAGATTGATTTGCGTCGGGGATATTTACAGCAGCAGGAAATGCATACTTTGTACTTCGGGGGAGGTACGCCTTCTTACTTGGAGCGTGGGGAGCTGGAACGAATCATACGGAAATTGGAGGAAAATTATTCGTTCGTCCCTGGTATGGAGCGAACCATCGAGTTGAATCCCGAAGATTTGGTGCCGGAAAAATTGCAAGGAATAAAGGATTTAGGCTTTAATCGGTTGAGTATCGGGGTACAGTCTTTCTCGGATGAACAACTGAAACGAATCAACCGGACACATTCTGCCCGTCAGGCGATGGATGGAATCACGTTTGCTGCTGGCATGGGATTTGATAATATAAGCATGGATTTGATTATTGGCTTACCGGGACAGACGGAAGCTGAGTTGTTAGATGATGTGGAGAGGGCAAGTGGTTTGCCAATAGCTCATTTATCCGTGTACATGTTAAGCATTGATTCAAATACAGTATTCGAACACATGGTGAAACGGGGAGAGTTCCGGTTGGAGGATGAGGAGGTGATGGCCGGGCGTTATCAGCGGGTGTGTGAGCGGTTGAAAGAGTTGGGTTTTGAACATTATGAAATTTCCAATTTTGCCCGGAACGGGAGATACTCCCGGCACAATACATCTTACTGGCAACAAAAGTCATACATCGGTTTCGGCCCTTCGGCTCATTCTTATGACCTGTATTCCAGACAATGGAATACGGCGAATTTAAAAACTTATATAGATCATTTAAATGAAGGAACGCTTTCATTTGAAAAAGAGGAATTAAAACCTATTGATTTGTATAATGAATACGTGATGACGAGTTTGCGGACGATGTGGGGGATGGAAAAGCAAAAATTGGAGGGAGAGTATGCCGAGTTTTGGGAACAGGTGCGGGAGCAAGTCCGGAAATACGAGGATTCCGGGGATTTGATCGAGGAAGGAGGGAGATGGAGAATTAGCGAGGCCGGATGGGTAATTTCAGATACGATTTTGAGTGATTTATTCGTGGTCTAG